In the genome of Impatiens glandulifera chromosome 6, dImpGla2.1, whole genome shotgun sequence, the window CGAGGCTCTTAAGTGTTTTGGAGTCAATGCCCTTCGTTATCTCATCAAAGCGGTACATTCCTTTCTTCCCAACTTCTACAATTAAGGTTGTTATTCATGTTTTTGGATTCATAATTGCAATTGGACATCAATGAAAtggtttcattttttaaaaagaaaagtgCAATTGgacataatatttttgtatactCAATAGATTAATTAAATGACATAGCTCATTATATTTGTGTACAtatatttcttcttattttgtattaaatgcCATGGACGGATTTATGTGGGTGTTATATGAAAGAAGCCAGGTGGTTTTATGGAGGGTATGTGCCTTCTCTTGTTGAGTACTTAAACCATGCATGGATGTCTGGTGCAACTCCTATGATGGTTGTTCATGGATATTTTCTTTGTATTTCTACTTCTAATCTGATCACTAAGGAGGGTTTGGAAGCAGTTAAAAACTATCATGATATCATCAAATGGCCTTGTATGGTCTCTCGCCTGGTAAATGATTTGGGAACTTCAAAGGCAAGTCACTCtacattaatataaatgaatagtTTATGAATGTATtgcaatatataataaagttgaAGCTGGTATCAAACAATGAtatctaagtgttcaaattaatatatatttctttgattattttatgattttaatttttggtTTGTAGAATGAATTGAAACGAGAAGATATTCTCAAATCGGTGCAAATTTATATGCATGAAACTGGTGCATCAAAAGAATCAACTCAACAATATATTAAAGTGCTCGTTATAGAGGCATGGAAGAAGATAAACACAACTCGTGTAAGGCCTGATTGCCCTTTTTGGGAAGAAGTACGTGGGTATAACAACAAACATTGCGAGAGCAGCTCATTACATATATCAATATGGAGATGGACATGG includes:
- the LOC124943356 gene encoding terpineol synthase, chloroplastic-like, yielding MPWTDLCGCYMKEARWFYGGYVPSLVEYLNHAWMSGATPMMVVHGYFLCISTSNLITKEGLEAVKNYHDIIKWPCMVSRLVNDLGTSKNELKREDILKSVQIYMHETGASKESTQQYIKVLVIEAWKKINTTRVRPDCPFWEEVRGYNNKHCESSSLHISIWRWTWTWT